In Pelmatolapia mariae isolate MD_Pm_ZW linkage group LG13, Pm_UMD_F_2, whole genome shotgun sequence, a genomic segment contains:
- the sertad2b gene encoding SERTA domain-containing protein 2b isoform X2, which produces MFGKGAKRKLDEDEEGLEGKTLEAPVAGGGLGVTPEGLSKVSYTLQRQTIFNISLMKLYSQRPLGEPSLERRVLINNMLRRIQDELKQEGSLRPLLLPPSPPPDDPMDEGFREAPPSFGVLSAATSTQVSQPSALLMPAIAPPPSPHPMVPPNCQVSQACPGRPEACPAPLEACLTPASLLEEDGGDSAFCAVSPPTPPLSPPPVQPPISAPLSQAPPSVPVPVFSSSLSDMELGPPTAITRTAAANTTTMTTSPAPTPTTQPLLSTPTGSPRDCRTTGAKPEAAAVFLVEGRCAELRPMDTLPAVPPGGLVDVSSSPSCPPSSSSPSPFLSDLALDDVLFADIDTSMYDFDPCTTAGGAGGGTASTGGLAKVSPVVTADDLLKSLGAPYSGPAPQVSANQPFKIDLTELDHIMEVLVGS; this is translated from the coding sequence ATGTTCGGTAAAGGTGCGAAGCGAAAGCTGGACGAGGATGAAGAGGGGCTGGAAGGCAAAACGCTGGAGGCGCCGGTGGCGGGAGGGGGGCTAGGCGTCACTCCAGAAGGTCTTTCGAAGGTGTCGTACACCTTGCAGCGGCAGACCATCTTTAACATCTCTCTGATGAAGCTGTACAGTCAACGGCCGCTGGGAGAACCCAGCCTGGAGCGTCGCGTCCTCATCAACAACATGCTCCGCCGCATCCAGGACGAACTCAAGCAAGAGGGCTCCCTGCGGCCACTTCTCCTTCCGCCCTCGCCGCCACCCGACGACCCCATGGACGAAGGCTTCCGTGAGGCGCCGCCGTCTTTTGGCGTTCTGTCAGCGGCAACGAGCACACAGGTATCCCAGCCTTCTGCACTGCTGATGCCAGCGATTGCTCCTCCGCCTTCACCCCACCCAATGGTGCCTCCCAACTGCCAGGTATCCCAGGCCTGCCCCGGCCGTCCGGAGGCCTGTCCCGCCCCTTTGGAGGCCTGCCTCACTCCTGCCTCTTTACTGGAGGAGGATGGTGGAGATTCAGCCTTTTGCGCGGTATCTCCACCCACCCCCCCGCTGTCACCACCCCCAGTGCAGCCTCCCATTTCAGCACCTCTGAGCCAGGCGCCCCCCTCTGTCCCTGTGCCtgtcttttcctcctctctgAGTGACATGGAGTTGGGTCCTCCTACAGCCATAACAAGGACAGCAGCAGCTAATACTACGACCATGACTACCTCCCCAGCTCCCACACCAACCACCCAACCCCTCCTGTCTACACCCACCGGCTCACCCAGAGACTGCAGGACTACGGGTGCTAAACCAGAGGCAGCTGCCGTTTTCCTAGTGGAAGGCCGCTGTGCTGAGCTCCGGCCAATGGACACTCTCCCTGCAGTGCCCCCAGGTGGCCTGGTAGACgtttcctcctctccttcttGTCCCCCGTCCTCTTCCTCGCCCTCGCCCTTTCTCTCAGACTTGGCATTGGATGATGTCCTGTTCGCCGACATTGACACATCCATGTATGACTTTGACCCTTGCACGACAGCAGGGGGAGCAGGGGGTGGGACAGCAAGCACCGGCGGCCTCGCCAAAGTGTCGCCAGTGGTGACGGCGGATGACCTACTCAAATCGCTGGGGGCACCGTACAGCGGCCCCGCCCCCCAGGTTTCAGCCAATCAGCCTTTCAAAATTGATCTGACAGAACTGGACCACATCATGGAGGTGTTGGTGGGCTCCTGA
- the sertad2b gene encoding SERTA domain-containing protein 2b isoform X1 gives MRYMFGKGAKRKLDEDEEGLEGKTLEAPVAGGGLGVTPEGLSKVSYTLQRQTIFNISLMKLYSQRPLGEPSLERRVLINNMLRRIQDELKQEGSLRPLLLPPSPPPDDPMDEGFREAPPSFGVLSAATSTQVSQPSALLMPAIAPPPSPHPMVPPNCQVSQACPGRPEACPAPLEACLTPASLLEEDGGDSAFCAVSPPTPPLSPPPVQPPISAPLSQAPPSVPVPVFSSSLSDMELGPPTAITRTAAANTTTMTTSPAPTPTTQPLLSTPTGSPRDCRTTGAKPEAAAVFLVEGRCAELRPMDTLPAVPPGGLVDVSSSPSCPPSSSSPSPFLSDLALDDVLFADIDTSMYDFDPCTTAGGAGGGTASTGGLAKVSPVVTADDLLKSLGAPYSGPAPQVSANQPFKIDLTELDHIMEVLVGS, from the exons ATGCG atatATGTTCGGTAAAGGTGCGAAGCGAAAGCTGGACGAGGATGAAGAGGGGCTGGAAGGCAAAACGCTGGAGGCGCCGGTGGCGGGAGGGGGGCTAGGCGTCACTCCAGAAGGTCTTTCGAAGGTGTCGTACACCTTGCAGCGGCAGACCATCTTTAACATCTCTCTGATGAAGCTGTACAGTCAACGGCCGCTGGGAGAACCCAGCCTGGAGCGTCGCGTCCTCATCAACAACATGCTCCGCCGCATCCAGGACGAACTCAAGCAAGAGGGCTCCCTGCGGCCACTTCTCCTTCCGCCCTCGCCGCCACCCGACGACCCCATGGACGAAGGCTTCCGTGAGGCGCCGCCGTCTTTTGGCGTTCTGTCAGCGGCAACGAGCACACAGGTATCCCAGCCTTCTGCACTGCTGATGCCAGCGATTGCTCCTCCGCCTTCACCCCACCCAATGGTGCCTCCCAACTGCCAGGTATCCCAGGCCTGCCCCGGCCGTCCGGAGGCCTGTCCCGCCCCTTTGGAGGCCTGCCTCACTCCTGCCTCTTTACTGGAGGAGGATGGTGGAGATTCAGCCTTTTGCGCGGTATCTCCACCCACCCCCCCGCTGTCACCACCCCCAGTGCAGCCTCCCATTTCAGCACCTCTGAGCCAGGCGCCCCCCTCTGTCCCTGTGCCtgtcttttcctcctctctgAGTGACATGGAGTTGGGTCCTCCTACAGCCATAACAAGGACAGCAGCAGCTAATACTACGACCATGACTACCTCCCCAGCTCCCACACCAACCACCCAACCCCTCCTGTCTACACCCACCGGCTCACCCAGAGACTGCAGGACTACGGGTGCTAAACCAGAGGCAGCTGCCGTTTTCCTAGTGGAAGGCCGCTGTGCTGAGCTCCGGCCAATGGACACTCTCCCTGCAGTGCCCCCAGGTGGCCTGGTAGACgtttcctcctctccttcttGTCCCCCGTCCTCTTCCTCGCCCTCGCCCTTTCTCTCAGACTTGGCATTGGATGATGTCCTGTTCGCCGACATTGACACATCCATGTATGACTTTGACCCTTGCACGACAGCAGGGGGAGCAGGGGGTGGGACAGCAAGCACCGGCGGCCTCGCCAAAGTGTCGCCAGTGGTGACGGCGGATGACCTACTCAAATCGCTGGGGGCACCGTACAGCGGCCCCGCCCCCCAGGTTTCAGCCAATCAGCCTTTCAAAATTGATCTGACAGAACTGGACCACATCATGGAGGTGTTGGTGGGCTCCTGA